One segment of uncultured Tolumonas sp. DNA contains the following:
- the srlD gene encoding sorbitol-6-phosphate dehydrogenase produces the protein MSKVALVVGGGRNLGAFLSSGLADAGYKVAVADLDGASAEESAATIAEQFGQENVMAVQANSTDEADVERMVGAVAERFGRIDLMVYNAGVAQAAKIDVFSLDAWKRSIDVNLTGYFLCARAVSKVMIKQNSGRIIQINSKSGKVGSKHNSGYSAAKFGGVGLTQSLALDLAEHNITVHSLMLGNLLKSPMFQSLLPQYAKKLGIPEDQVEQTYIDKVPLKRGCDYQDVLNVLKFYASDEASYCTGQMINITGGQVMF, from the coding sequence ATGTCAAAAGTGGCATTGGTAGTTGGCGGTGGCCGTAACCTGGGCGCGTTCCTGAGCAGTGGCTTAGCGGATGCCGGATACAAGGTGGCGGTCGCCGATCTGGATGGTGCAAGTGCAGAAGAATCTGCGGCCACCATCGCCGAACAGTTTGGCCAAGAGAATGTCATGGCTGTGCAGGCGAATTCCACCGATGAAGCGGATGTAGAACGTATGGTCGGTGCGGTCGCCGAACGATTTGGCCGTATCGATCTCATGGTTTATAACGCCGGTGTGGCGCAGGCGGCGAAGATTGATGTGTTCTCACTGGATGCGTGGAAACGCTCCATCGACGTCAATCTGACCGGCTATTTCCTGTGTGCCCGTGCGGTTTCCAAAGTCATGATCAAACAAAACAGTGGCCGCATTATTCAGATCAATTCCAAATCCGGTAAAGTCGGCTCAAAACACAATTCCGGTTATTCCGCGGCTAAGTTTGGTGGCGTCGGCTTAACCCAGTCACTGGCGTTAGATCTGGCGGAACACAACATTACCGTACATTCCCTGATGCTGGGTAATTTGCTGAAAAGCCCGATGTTCCAATCGCTGCTGCCACAATATGCGAAGAAATTAGGTATTCCGGAAGATCAGGTGGAACAGACCTATATCGATAAAGTGCCATTAAAACGCGGCTGTGATTATCAAGACGTATTGAATGTACTGAAATTTTACGCCAGTGATGAGGCCAGCTACTGCACTGGCCAGATGATCAATATCACTGGCGGGCAAGTGATGTTCTAA
- a CDS encoding transcriptional regulator GutM, giving the protein MDPTYALIICAGFAWSLQIATGFLQMRAFNRMLQNMSLKGTVKIGKTSSRWKPKTLVVLAHDTNGLIVDASIMKGVTIFARPTPLSALIHARIPLSERMISGLEPSVREAVSCALSTK; this is encoded by the coding sequence ATGGATCCGACCTATGCGTTGATAATTTGTGCAGGTTTTGCCTGGTCTTTACAGATTGCGACCGGTTTCTTGCAGATGCGCGCCTTTAATCGCATGCTACAAAACATGAGTTTGAAAGGTACAGTGAAAATCGGCAAAACATCGTCACGCTGGAAACCAAAAACTTTAGTAGTGTTAGCTCACGACACCAATGGCCTGATTGTTGATGCCAGCATTATGAAAGGTGTGACTATTTTTGCGCGTCCGACGCCATTATCTGCGTTGATCCATGCTCGTATCCCCTTATCTGAACGCATGATTTCTGGGCTAGAACCCTCAGTACGTGAAGCGGTATCTTGCGCGCTATCAACAAAATGA
- a CDS encoding DNA-binding transcriptional repressor, giving the protein MSVEVRREMLVRYLREQGRTSVNDLATHFNITGATIRSDLRHLELAHLVTRRYGGAEAISQPIAEDRTIDEKTALNQSIKQRIGAKAASLVHDGESIILDNGSTTLQMVPWLVERVALTVMTNSLHIMNEAVARDSNMNLLMPGGTYRKRSASFHGGLAEQAFRAFTFDKLFIGADGFDIEQGTTTFIEAYQVSQAMCQAAKQIIVVTDSSKFGRKTPNVVVPIDKIDIVITDHGISEADQAALEQRGIQVLLV; this is encoded by the coding sequence ATGAGCGTTGAAGTTCGTCGGGAAATGTTAGTTCGTTATCTGCGGGAACAAGGCAGAACGTCAGTCAATGATCTGGCTACCCACTTTAATATTACCGGTGCCACCATCCGCAGCGATTTACGTCATTTAGAATTGGCTCATTTGGTAACGCGTCGTTATGGTGGTGCTGAAGCCATTTCACAACCGATCGCGGAAGATCGCACCATTGATGAAAAAACCGCGCTCAATCAAAGCATCAAACAGCGGATCGGTGCCAAAGCTGCCTCGCTGGTGCACGATGGTGAATCTATCATTCTGGATAACGGCAGCACCACGCTGCAAATGGTGCCATGGCTGGTGGAACGTGTTGCCTTAACCGTGATGACCAACAGTCTGCATATTATGAATGAAGCCGTAGCGCGCGACAGTAATATGAATTTGTTGATGCCGGGCGGCACTTACCGCAAACGTTCCGCCTCGTTTCATGGCGGGCTGGCTGAACAGGCGTTCCGTGCCTTTACCTTTGATAAGCTATTTATCGGTGCCGATGGTTTTGATATTGAACAGGGCACCACCACCTTTATTGAAGCGTATCAGGTGAGTCAGGCCATGTGTCAGGCGGCGAAACAAATCATCGTAGTTACGGATTCCAGCAAATTTGGCCGCAAGACTCCCAACGTGGTGGTGCCAATCGACAAGATCGATATTGTTATCACCGATCACGGTATCAGCGAGGCCGATCAAGCTGCACTGGAACAGCGTGGCATTCAGGTGTTGCTGGTTTAG